The following nucleotide sequence is from Bactrocera oleae isolate idBacOlea1 chromosome 2, idBacOlea1, whole genome shotgun sequence.
CATGCGGAACATAGATTTTGTATGTCACGGTCTATTCTAGCTTAGTAGGAGTTCAACCTGCTACAATACACAAAACGAAGTTGCGCCAGAGTAACTCTGGTTTCAcgcggcaactcgagctcttgtTCTGCCATGGGTGTTGTTTGTactccaagtacgccattcactgggaGGGAATCAATGGATGTGTTAatagctccactgtgaatggcgttcAGTACCTCGAGGAAACTGGTGGCGTCCGAAATTTAGTCGGTATATTCTTTAAGTTTGTCGACACGTTGGATGCATATTCTTGTGAGAATGATTTCTTGTGAGAACACCCGAGCAGAAACTGCTAAATGTATTATGTTCCTTAACAGTGATCATGCGGGCCTCGATATGAAGACGTGCGATGGGAGACATCCTCTTTTTTGTATCTAATTGTATGCCCAGCACTGTATGTACAGTTTGAACATTTCAGACAATTTCCTTCAAACGGAAAAATGCCACCAGCAAGCTTATACCGGGTAGCACAGCAAATTGCTATTCATATGAGTAGGTAACCGTTAACTATTAACGAGCTTATGTTGGATACAACTTAATGCACGTTTTCCCCTATGTGAATATTTATTCATACGTgcataagtgtatatatgtacatatacatacatatgtatatagaaaattCTTGTCGCTAATCTAGCGGCATTGCAAACTGCAAATACACCTACACCCAAACCAATAACACAACaaaaatgtgcaacaacaacacgcttAAATGCACTCTCGCCTACATTTTAAGTAAGTTACAAATTTAATGAGTTATTTGACCGCTTTACGTGCGCGCTCATAACTCCACTGCCATTCaaccgatatacatacatatgcaagctTTGAAGCAGAGCAGGTGACTTAGCTTCACTTATACGGTGCAAAGTCAACAGTTAAACGCAACTAATTAAAGAAGTTCGACATTTGGCAAATTTGTCAAGCCACAAAGGCACTTGCCACATGAATGCATCACAACAAGTCTAATGTGGCGTTATTAGAGTGTAAcggcaataaaatattataggcaatatatgaaattatatacataaagatATATAGTGGTTGTTATTACCACACTAACACAcattaaagtatatatgtatatatgtacatacatacaaagcaaATTTTGCGCAATTATTTTTAGAGTGGCGCTTGCGTGTTGCCGCCAATTTGCGCGTTAACACCTGCGAAGCGCTACTAAATCATGTAAATATGTGAAAGGtgcgaacttttttttttttgtaaatggaACTTTCcacttttttaagtttaatatcAATTCATTCATTaactgcatttatttattttcaataaaatactaCTAGTTTCATTTCCCATTTCACTTTCTAGCTCGCCAGCTGTTTGGCCATAACCTCGCTGCTGCTAGTCGTTCAAGCACAGGGACCATTTCCGCCAAGATTGAGCATACCAGGCGCTGTGCCCGTGGTTGGGCCTGCAGTTGCACCGCGCCCACAATTTCGCAATGATAAGCCGGTACGCGTACGTCGTCCAATCGCTTTGCGTGCACAAAACTCCTACATACCGTCGGTAGCGCCGCGCATACAAGAGGAATCCAAACCTGTAACCGAATCGGCTGAAGATGAACAACCAGATGTCTTCTTGCCACAACTGTTGCGCGAACAGCAATTGGTGCAGGCGCAGCAGGCACAATTTCAACAGCAAGCGAATGCTTTCCTCAACGGTGAGGTGAATACCATACATGATACGCCCTCATTGCCACAATTGTTGCAAGATGATGAGCATATATTGGCGCCATCACCACAACCTGCTTTGCCATCAACGCGCTTTACTGAGCGACCAACACCCACTGCACCTCTAGCAGCAACAACGTCCAACAATCGGCCCGCTTTCAATGATTACGGTATTGGTAGCTTTGGTGCGCAACGTTTTGGTTTGGAGCGGCCACAACAGAGTGCACCTGCACCGGCTCCTTTGCCACAACAGGCACCACAGCGTGTCAATGTTATACGCACACGTCCACAAGTGCGTGAATCACGTCCACAATATGAGGCGCAATCAGCACCACAACCAGCTCCGGCACCTGTGCGCTCTCGTCCACGTCCAGCACCAGCCCGTCCGGCGATTGAATATAATCAAGTGCAACAAGAGGAACGTGAGCAGCCACAACAGCGTCGCCAACGTCCCGTCGCGCAAACAATACGCAAATGGCGTGAGGAGAACGAGGACGGCAGCATTACTTGGGGTTATGAGAATGATGATGGCTCATTCAAGGAGGAAATCATAGGCACAGACTGCGTCACAAAGTTAGCTTTTTTCGCAttcttttttaaaactaaaactacattaatatttttatttttgcttgtaGGGGCACATACGGCTACATTGATCCCGATGGTAACAAACGTGAATACCACTATGAGACCGGCATCAAATGTGATCCCAACACACGTGAAACAGAGGAAGAGCTACAACAAAATGCTTTCATTAATTACGAACAGAATACAGCTGTATTGCCAAATGGCATTGAGATCGACATGACACAGATCGGCAAGAAGAAATCCAGACGGCCGAATTCCATCTATAGAAATTAGCATTTTAaaacatacaatatacatacatataaaatgataatatttaagctatcaaaaatatatcaatatttacaactttaattataaattaaaatttgtaattgagttttttattagtttgtattttcttttttcccCAAACGACTTTATGCCTTCGTTCGACAGTAAATTTTCAAATGGTACGCATTTTTCgtataaaatctttaaaaggcaaattaatcgaaattaaaataacaCTAATGAAAGGTAccttaaaagtaatatattgtAGCAAAGTAGTAATGCTTGCAGCATATTTTATCTGCTAACTAGTACGGCCTTTGACGGCGTATGGGCGGCAAACGGTTAGGTGGTGTGATGGAAATGTCTAAAAAGTCACCAATGCAGAACTTAGCTTGTGCCAATGTTTTGGTATCATCTGCGCCCTTTTGACCAGTACAAGTTACACCGATTTCACGCATCTGGTAATGATTATTCCGGAAATTGGGAAAGACAATTGCGAAGTCGAAGTAAGTGCCTTTTTTACGCGTATCAGGATTGACATCACGTACGAGCGATGTGAGTTCATGTAGTGTGGCGTCTTGCCAGGTATATATCTGTAGTTCATTGCTCGGCACATTACCATACATGTATTCCGATACGGAGTGATGGCGACCAGTTGAGCAAAAAACACGTAACAACAGCGGACATgtctgtaaaaattaaaaattagaatattttgtaactaTAAATAGAGGTAAACAATTTGGTTAGGCAAAAACTGGGCGCCGACTGCAAACCTTTTCACGATCTATAGGTTTTATGTGAGACTTCTCTTCAACAATCATTGATTCCACGTTAGCCATTGCAGTTTCTCCGGTTTTgtttacttaataaatatttttaatttattattcacTCAAAATACGGCTTTAATTATGCACACTGAATAAATATTCCAAACACTGAAAATGCAGCAAACACGGTAGGCAGAATAAAAGTTGACAGCCAAAACACTGAAACCAACTTCACTTTGTATGCAGTGTTGCATTCggaaataataaatgttgaatgctTTGTtgcgcatatatatacatttatttgtttaaattagaaaatgtatattaaatttgtgtttgtATTGTGAAGTTCCATAAATCCTaataataagtaatatttttaaacttttttatcacATTTTAATTGTAGCTTTGGGATTGCATATTAACTTCTtactattaaattaataatataaatatttaatttaatcccaaacatcttgATTTAACAACTTAAAGTTAAATTCTTACTCtcaaaattaagattaaaagttcaaaattcctatgttgggattaaaagttagatatctaattttgaatgaAAGAATTTACAACTCTGATTTAAATGGTATatcttcaaatttaatttaactgttTGAGCAAAGCAAAATTACACAAAACTCATTATTTGAGATTAAGAGACAGTtagaaataaattcaattgaTTTATTTGCCTTATCAAGATTTCAAAGAACATATTGTACAAAACCCTAGAGCTATATGTGAATGTCGGTTAAGAGTATCTGGTGTTTACAGTTTATTTTTGACTGTCCGTTTAGTGATGACTTTCATCCCCGACTTTCTTCCCTTGCACTTTCGGCGCATAGTTGGCAACGCAGCTGACAGTTGTTTGGAATTTTCAGCATTCTGCAAACACAAATTGTTCGAACGTCGGTGTCAATCACACAGCTTTGCGGATTCTTAAGTGAATTGTAGAATTCTCATAATAATTTCAACACTATAAGCAGATTATTGTAAACCCAAGTGTTATACTTATGTGTAAAAAGTGCAAAAGCTTAAGTTGGGAAAGTTGCGATTGTAATTTTTCGTAGTTAAAAATACCAAAGCATATAAAAAGTGAGAAGTGTGTCGGAAAGAGCACGAATATCATACGATTAAATAGGAAATTCCCcaaaatttctaaatatacAATATCTTCATTTGCATTCTAATTGGagctaacatatatgtatatcaattgtTTTCAACTGTTTAATTTAGTGCTGTTTTCTGCAAAGTTCCACAAGAAAAATTTTCGCCTGCTCCAGCTGATTTTTGGGTGAGTTTCcgcgtacacacacatacaaattgcTGTCagtttaaaaacttttacatCACCGCAAATCAATATAAactgaataattaaaatttagtagTACACCAcgaaatattacatattatgcaattttttgtcAGCAACGTAATGAATGATGTTGAGATAGCCATTCGAATATCTGTTTAGAAATGTGTATAAATAGAAAGTAAATTAGAATACCGAATGTGGTCTAATTACATTCGTTATAGCTGATTCATTCTGATTAGACTTTATAGTTTACCTCAgcgttt
It contains:
- the LOC106622895 gene encoding uncharacterized protein, with amino-acid sequence MQVQHFVLASCLAITSLLLVVQAQGPFPPRLSIPGAVPVVGPAVAPRPQFRNDKPVRVRRPIALRAQNSYIPSVAPRIQEESKPVTESAEDEQPDVFLPQLLREQQLVQAQQAQFQQQANAFLNGEVNTIHDTPSLPQLLQDDEHILAPSPQPALPSTRFTERPTPTAPLAATTSNNRPAFNDYGIGSFGAQRFGLERPQQSAPAPAPLPQQAPQRVNVIRTRPQVRESRPQYEAQSAPQPAPAPVRSRPRPAPARPAIEYNQVQQEEREQPQQRRQRPVAQTIRKWREENEDGSITWGYENDDGSFKEEIIGTDCVTKGTYGYIDPDGNKREYHYETGIKCDPNTRETEEELQQNAFINYEQNTAVLPNGIEIDMTQIGKKKSRRPNSIYRN
- the Bin1 gene encoding histone deacetylase complex subunit SAP18 encodes the protein MANVESMIVEEKSHIKPIDREKTCPLLLRVFCSTGRHHSVSEYMYGNVPSNELQIYTWQDATLHELTSLVRDVNPDTRKKGTYFDFAIVFPNFRNNHYQMREIGVTCTGQKGADDTKTLAQAKFCIGDFLDISITPPNRLPPIRRQRPY